ACATGGATGTGTATTTTCTATAAAGCCATGcttaagtacactatatggacaaaagtatttagCAGCGgtgggcagtcagggccagcaaagccttctctactggtctaaacactatcagaagcactgacctacatttacaacctaaattctaatatttgtttcatgaaattgtattaatttattcccaacagtttactctcttcattttgtagtgtttctcttgactggactgcttccagtacgtgtatgtggaagttagattttttatctaatcagatttcattctctatgtgctgccatgtcaatctaatctgcccagggccttcaaagtcagtactgctggcccttttaTCTTAGTctgctagctggcccagaatagcatcagcatttttccatcctctgattggttgaaaggGGGGAAACtattacagccaagttcgactcacaaaacacgtctgtagcgctctgcacacattaatacacctgagttcgactttttttatgcctacggaggaagagaaatttatttgatctcggacatacttaaaaatccattttcaagaaaagctagacatcgtgaggagaggtcgaccaaccccgaagctagctagcttgtctcatcCCAGGAAAGAGTTTGTTCACCTCTTCCAGACCaatgaatacgagcggtaccactggcttacagcctctgaggagtctctggtgagtaggttggtagggtacattttttgtttttgtcgttatgaaacaaatattgattttgaactgctctagacgatgtaggtggcacagttgtggtttggagtgtagaggtttggagctccCCTAGTAAAAATGGTActcaccctccatatgcgaaatgcctctctctctgtaatgccacaggTTGTTATATCGCGTTTTTGTAtgatattgatggtttctataattacgacgtgatagtggtggtattaagaggtggattaattcgGGTAAGTcgccactgaaggcccaggtaccaaatgcaagCCCCGCCCCtggtatttggacacctgattttccagccatatgtggtttttccctgaactgttgccacaaagttggaggcacacaattatacaggATGTCTGAACGCAgcagcataaaattttcccttcacttgaatctTAAACcatcaaatctgttccagcaagacaatgcctCTGTGTACAATATGACATGGGTTGGGGTGAaagatcctgagtggcctgctatagagctctgacctcaatcctactgtacacttttgggatgaattgcaatgctgactgcaccccagggccttctcaactcacctacatcagtatctaacTTACTGTAGCAAACACCTTTGTGTGAGCacaaatctattggaacatcttcccagcagagtagaaatagcaaatggggaataaatgtggaatgggatggtgGATGAAAGGGCTTTTGGGATTTTGCTTATGGCTTTTATAAAACTTGTGGTTAATAGTTATCATTTGATTGATCCAGTTTAAATTCCATGGTTCTGTCAGTTTCATTTTCTATTAAGAATCAGCAGACAAAAGTCACTGCTACTGACATTTTTTTAGGAAGTGGGTTTTACACAGAACGTTTGCAAAGAAAAAGCTGATCATGATTATGCCAAATAAAGTTGCTCTTATCTtgactgtttattttcttttggatCTTATCTAGTTATTTCCGTTCAggaaatgctattttttttcattattaaaaaaaacttttttgatgTTATGTTGATTCTCTAGTTTtctttaatgaataataatttaacagTAAGGTTAAattatacagacacacacatacacccacacatgtatgtatgtatgtatgtatgtttgtatgtttgtatgtatgtatgtatgtatgtatgtttgtatgtatgtatgtatgtatacagttTAAAGTATTTAGTTCAGACCGACTTCACTTTTTTCAACTTTGTTATGTTGCACCTTATACTACAGTCGTTCAGATGGATGTTTTTTCCATATTAATCTACACTCTGTATCCtataatgacaaagtaaaaacaaaatacaatgtTTTAATACTTCTTGTAAGCATTGGCCAAATGTATTTCTGGCTGCAAAAACATATATTAAAGTCCTTTTGTTTCAACACAGTTTTGCTTTTGTACTAACAATATAGACAGAGGGCTGTAAGTTTTctgacacaataaacacttgCATTTCTTACTAACTTGAAAAAGGTAAAAAAGTTATCCGGTAAAGGtgtttatatatgaaaatattgcTGCAATAAAAtgagagatagatagaatagTCGCTTTCTCTGTAACAGtgagatatgttttacattttaattattgctGGATGTAAAACATCTTACCTGTAGAACTTGTCATACCGCAGAACATATAACAtatgataataatgattatcCTCAATGGCTGCTCCATCTAAAGACAATTAATCGATAAACCCAAATAGTACTACATGTAATTTCTAAAACATTtctaatatttaaacatttataaaacatacTGCTGTTGAAAATATTTACACCTAGTAGTGCATCTATAAatggtattaataataattatttttttaaatatttcatttaggGTTAAATAAGAGGAAACTCACTCTGAAGAGAAGAGATGGCTAAAGCTGAGCAGCCACTGCCTGTCTTAGATTTGCTGTAAACTTCCTGTTACTCCATAACCACAGTGGTTTAAGAAACTCTGGGGAAGTGTTTGTTCATgtgaaaatgcaaaaagaaacaattaataaaacttTAGGATTTCACAACACATGTAGTTCAAGCTGTAGCTGTAGCTGTACTGCTCTCTACATGCAAAAACTGTTTATGTGATAATGCATAACACCAGACATTTCTCCTACATTATACAGTGTATCACGCAGCAGTGAGACTGAATCACGAAAAGCAGCTCAACAAGGAAATGATTCACAGAGGTGAAAAGCCCCcattaaaatgtgacatttgtttCCTCAAAGCAGCTAGTTTTAAGAGGCGGATAAACGCTTGCTACAAACGGCTCTGCTTTTGAAGGTAAGTTACATCTCTAGAATAGCCATACTGTAAATACATACAACTTGAATTCAACATTGCATGTAACTGGATTTCCAAACATGTAAATGATATAAGGCTAAATGTTTGTGGGTACAGTAGACATGCAGGATACACTGTACTCTGCTGTATTCTTATGTTCACTATTATGTGTATCAAATTTGCAGCAAGGGGAACAGAGCACATCCTGCTGTTACTCAAAGGTTTGTGTCAACAGGTTGATAACAGGCACAAAAGGACAATAGAATTAATTTCTTCTTTAAGCACAATTCCCTACTTTAGCTTTGTTTCCAGTTATACAGTATGCTTCGCTTATCCAGTATTCAATATGCACGAAAGGTAGAAGCCGTTTAATCAAAGTTAAATTATCTATTTTTTAGTGTACATGAATGCTTGGATTGTATTATTGCAAAATATCCATGTACTTacagtttaattttttaacCGTGTGTATTCTGGCTTCAGCATAAATGGGGGGCTATAATTTGTAATGCATGCCATTCAATTTATGAGTTGATAGCAAGAGTAGGTTAATTGAAATTTCATAGGATGTGATTCTTTCCTTTAGGAAAAGATGGTATCTAATGGGTTTCTTTTTGCTGTAATTCATCTATCAGGTAATATGTTTGACTATATTTAAAAGTTTAACTCTCGTAAGCACAGTTCTCTATTAtaagcatttgttttattgctgcTTCAAAAATCTGTAAATCACACTCATTGCATACATTTCACATGAGATTATGGTTTcatttttcataatttatttatttttataatttatttactggtgtatgttattattattattattattattattattattattattattattattatcattattgttgttgttgttgttattgttgttattattatgattattattattattattattattattattattattattattattattatgtacatgtgataaaaaaaataattttctggtttttttttaaacaaatggcCAGCAAGTTtataaccctaatcctaaccctagaATCTTCTATGTAGAAATTAATTGCTAGAAAATTAAATCTGCCCTACatgtgaagaaaaaacatgAAGTATTTACAAAAGCAAATTGACATGCAGAACTTGTGAAGTGTTGTGGGGTTTGGCTTGCTATTATACTTTTTGATATAATTACATAAGTATATGATATAATCCTTATTTGGCTTTCATGCTATGTGAGAATGTGACTACTGTAATACTCGATGGTTTGTAAATGACTGTTCTTGCTCTCTGTGCCAAACTATAGCATTAGTCAGTGGTCACGTATGCGTGGAACAGCTGCCAAGCATTGTACATCTCACAGAGGGAAAAAATGTTACCATCTCATGTTACATCCATGCAGATGAAGGAGAGAAAATTTCTAAATTCCTTGTGGAGTGGTTCAAGGAGGAGGCTGAGGGACAACTAATCAATGTTGGAAAACTTTCCAAGCTTAAAGGAAGGTTGCATGAAAACACTAATAGCATTCAACACAGTGCAAGCCTTTCATTTTACATGCTCGAGCTAAATGACACTGGCAGATATTTCTGCAATTTTATCTATCGGATTGATCATCATATACTGCAGCTACATGCGAACGGCACAAGACTCATCGTTCAAGAAGAGGTAACTGCAGACACGACTATCGCCAGTACCACCGAAAATACTCCTAATAATACTAGTAAGTAACACGTTAtcattttctattattattattattattattattattattattattattagatgtcTAAGTAAAGGACGTTCTGAAAATTATACACATCAAACTTGGTCATTGGATAGCATGTCCACTTGCTactcaaggaaaaaaaaaagagcaatattGGAATGGTGGTGCAGGGTTTTATATTTTGCCCATGTTCTAATAACTCAACTCAAGAAGTCCTTCAAGCAAAATACATTTGTTCCTGTTTTCCTTGGTTTATGGCAAACAAAAAGCACTAAAAAACCATTTAGCTCTACCCACTTAGTTCTTAGATTGTGAAAACCTACTTTTTTATGAACTAGCCATAGAAGCCATAGAAAAAGAGGGACATATGATTCAGCCGCATCCCTCTCTTAAGATtagcaaaaacatttataaacaatatgGCCTTTAGCTATGAATCATCAATTCTAGCCAATCTCTCCAAATCAATTCTCAACTTGCACAAAGCCTACAATTCATgaaaaactaatttaatttaaatgtgatAGGCATGGTTATGACCCAGTTTCTCAGGGGAACTTTGGGgaaattgtttgtgtgtaagtcaTTTCGGGTTAAAATCTGGTGTACTTTGCGCtaactgggtaaaaaaaaaaaaacaaggccgCTGTCAGTAAATTAGAAGGAAATATATGGCTAGATGACTATTACAAAGTTGCATATAATAGTATTTCTCTTATATTTTTCACTTCCAGGTGCTGATACTGAGAAGGTCATCACAGACAATCTCCTTCTaacatttcttctttctcttccattattattaaagtttgtGGCAACTGTGTTCATATGCGTTTATACTTTGTTTTCCTATACATCAATTGTTATTTCTTGCCGTTTTacataaaaatcttttcaaatgtCTCCATATGCCTTCTGTTTTTCACCGAACAGTGATTCTTATGACTCATAAACGCCCACAGATAGTTGTGCCAAAAGGTCCTTCTGTGCATGAATATTACAATAATGACACTCCCTGATGTATGTTCTGACTATGACCTCTCTCAAATACATCTTAATTATGAAAAAGGTGTCAAATGTGTGTCATTGCATGCAATTGgctattgtttcttttttgcccTTACATGGgtaaaattaatgttttactaataacacaaatatatgatataatcCTTATTTGGCTTTCATGCTATGTGAGAATGTGACTACTGTAATACTCGATGGTTTGTAAATGACTGTTCTTGCTCTCTGTGCCAAACTATAGCATTAGTCAGTGGTCACGTATGCGTGGAACAGCTGCCAAGCATTGTACATCTCACAGAGGGAAAAAATGTTACCATCTCATGTTACATCCATGCAGATGAAGGAGAGAAAATTTCTAAATTCCTTGTGGAGTGGTTCAAGGAGGAGGCTGAGGGACAACTAATCAATGTTGGAAAACTTTCCAAGCTTAAAGGAAGGTTGCATGAAAACACTAATAGCATTCAACACAGTGCAAGCCTTTCATTTTACATGCTCGAGCTAAATGACACTGGCAGATATTTCTGCAATTTTATCTATCGGATTGATCATCATATACTGCAGCTACATGCGAACGGCACAAGACTCATCGTTCAAGAAGAGGTAACTGCAGACACGACTATCGCCAGTACCACCGAAAATACTCCTAATAATACTAGTAAGTAACACGTTAtcattttctattattattattattattattattattattattattattattagatgtcTAAGTAAAGGACGTTCTGAAAATTATACACATCAAACTTGGTCATTGGATAGCATGTCCACTTGCTACTcaaggaaaaaaagagcaataTTGGAATGGTGGTGCAGGGTTTTATATTTTGCCCATGTTCTAATAACTCAACTCAAGAAGTCCTTCAAGCAAAATACATTTGTTCCTGTTTTCCTTGGTTTATGGCAAACAAAAAGCACTAAAAAACCATTTAGCTCTACCCACTTAGTTCTTAGATTGTGAAAACCTACTTTTTTATGAACTAGCCATAGAAGCCATAGAAAAAGAGGGACATATGATTCAGCCGCATCCCTCTCTTAAGATtagcaaaaacatttataaacaatatgGCCTTTAGCTATGAATCATCAATTCTAGCCAATCTCTCCAAATCAATTCTCAACTTGCACAAAGCCTACAATTCATgaaaaactaatttaatttaaatgtgatAGGCATGGTTATGACCCAGTTTCTCAGGGGAACTTTGGGgaaattgtttgtgtgtaagtcaTTTCGGGTTAAAATCTGGTGTACTTTGCGCtaactgggtaaaaaaaaaaacaaggccgCTGTCAGTAAATTAGAAGGAAATATATGGCTAGATGACTATTACAAAGTTGCATATAATAGTATTTCTCTTATATTTTTCACTTCCAGGTGCTGATACTGAGAAGGTCATCACAGACAATCTCCTTCTaacatttcttctttctcttccattattattaaagtttgtGGCAACTGTGTTCATATGCGTTTATACTTTGTTTTCCTATACATCAATTGTTATTTCTTGCCGTTTTacataaaaatcttttcaaatgtctccatatgccttttgtttttCACCGAACAGTGATTCTTATGACTCATAAACGCCCACAGATAGTTGTGCCAAAAGGTCCTTCTGTGCATGAATATTACAATAATGACACTCCCTGATGTATGTTCTGACTATGACCTCTCTCAAATACATCTTAATTATGAAAAAGGTGTCAAATGTGTGTCATTGCATGCAATTGgctattgtttcttttttgcccTTACATGGGtaaaaattaatgttttactAATAACACAAATACTAATGAAAACAAAGTACCGTTAGAGTTTCTGCCAGGATTTCACAGTGTGTAGCTGTGTCCCACTGCCAACAATAAGCCTTTATAAGGTCATGATACATGGAAGACCATTTACTTCAGTTTGTGTCTGTTATACATATAGAAATGATCTGGTGCCTCTGCCAGTGTTTCTGCCAAGATGTATTGATATTGTGTCTCTGTTGGAGATTACTGATATTGACAATAAACCTTGTTGAGTTTTAATAATATGGAATGTGCGTCACATATGTATCATTGTTCTATTAAATTTgacttatttttttagaaatgctAAAGATAAGATTTTATGCTcacttatttatgtttttaatgaaCTTAGTCGCATCTGTAAACATAGTAAACAAAGTTTGCGATAcaaaatgatttaattattgaAAGAATCTTAAGTTCATTGATACAGTGTAGAGAGGGGACCCATGGGAACTATATATGGTAAACATCTAGGAGAACTAAAGTTGTCCAGTGAgtttaatatattaaatcataatgctgaacaaaaaaaaggatattaGCTAAATATGAATGCTTAAGAATTtgaataaacattacatttgaAGCAATAAAATGGTCAAAGAAACATGTAAGCAAAAATTAACTGCTTCTGTTTTAGAATGTGTGGTTTTCAAaatttacatctttttttacCCACATATGAGTCATTGTCACCACCATCTTTGTTAACCACATAATTGGAAAAAATACACTGTGTCTAATTGTTGAACCAGGGATTAAAAtgatgttgggttttttttcccacaacttttaaaaagcatgagtttctactaaatttatttttaaacatgtattCATAAAAGACACACTACAGCCATCTAGTACCATAAATTTACCTAAACAGTTCAGACACATTTAGCATTAacagaaaaacattaatttttttagcaatttaagctacaggagctcatctgttggatcagaccacacaagCCAGCCTttactccccacatgcatcaatgagccttggccgcccatgaccctgtcaccggttcaccactgtgtggattattttttatagatactgaccatcacaatttgtcccttgtcaaactcgctcaaatccttacgctcacccaattttcctgcttctaacacttTAGGGAAAAATTGATCACTTGCTGCCTTATATataccacccactaacaggtgccatgatgaagagataatcagtgttattcactgtccagtcataatgttataatgtcaatgttatgccagtgtaaatgttacatatataaatttAGCCCTTATTTTGCAAGtgatatactgtgtatatactctAAACAATAAAGAATAATTACCTGTCAAACTGCTAAAAACAGATTCTTGACAAcagattaatataaatatacaatatatgaataaatgtttgaCAACACCTGAACTTTGgtggtgctttttgaacatcccattccataattagtccctatttgcagacataataacctccactctttgcTTCGATTCTTGTGTGGTTGggaagatttttgctcattcaaaCACAGGGGCATtatagtaaagtcagctactgatgtatgGTAAAGAGGCCtaggatgcagtcagcattccagtttatcTCAGAGGTGTTCAGAAGGGTTTCAgtcagcgctctatagcaggccactttaAGATTTTTACCCATGTAacgcatatcttcatgtagttGGCATTGTGCACATggtctggaaaaggtttggttCTCCAAGTTCAAGTTTGGTTCTCCAAGTCAATATACTTTTGTCGATATAGTGTATGTGCTGTAAATGACCTATAAATtagtttaaatttaatttagcTTCAAGTTGTAATCATTACAACATTCTTTGCATGCATGATTCATTTTCATGGAGACATAAGGACATGCTTAATGACCATTtaatgttcagaaaaaaaaaccctacatcATGTGACCTGGTTTCTGTATGCACCACATATATGAATATTCACGACACCACAAATTAGACTAAAGAAGACCAGCTTTCATGGATGAGTGGATTTTCTCTAAACAAGAATATGACTGCACaaattacaaatgaaaaaaaaatcataaaggtTCTGGATCACTGAAACCAAGGTGGAAATGATTGGCTAATGGAGGGGTGGTGATCTGGATGTCAGGTCCAAGGATACCTGTAGTCATTGAGAGAACAATGAACTCCATTTTGCATCAAAATATTCCTGAGACAGATTAGGCTATATGTCTAGCAATTTAAGCCAGAACAACGATTTCAGATGTCAACATGATAAATAGAAATTGTGTTGATAAATGACAATGCAAATGTTCTCACCAGCAGAGGGGGTTCAAAGTTTTCCTTTAAGGACTCAGGAGCTCTTTGAGAAGATCACGGTCAGTGGTCATGTGAGAGGTGGAAAGCAGTGTTTCCTTGAGCTCTGGCAGTCTGCAGGGTTCTGCCGGTGGTGTGATCACTGTGAATGGATCTTGCCAGGGATcagcattgttttattttattgtatttgttcaTGCATGTGACTGAAGATTTTGTATAAACCCGTGCTTAACTGTTTTTGGACTTAATATGGAGTGCACTGGTTCAAACACGACCAGTAAACCTCGTGATGCGTCTCCTTTGGAGGGGAAAATGACACTCAGCTCGGTATCGGAAGACAGTGGAAACAGAGAAAGTGGCATTTCTCAGATGGGAAATTCAACCAGAAGTGACAGCGAGATGCAACACGTGTCACGTGTCGCCCCCGTGATGTCACCCACATCCGCTACACGGCGCGTGAACCTGCCCGGTGTTATGGACGCAGAGGGGAGAGTAGACGAGTCCAGGCTGAGGATGTACATATTCAAAAATGGTAATATGACACCAACAGGGATGTGTTTCAACTTCATTAGGAACACCAAGACTGCCATGGCTAAATAGttatgaaacatttatataaatacactatattgcctggtcataagtatgtgatttttgatcatcgcattccacattcagtcccaatttgctcttattattccctccactcttctgggaagctgttccactggattttggagtgggcttgtggatatttgtgttcatctgccacaagggtgttagtgaagtcaggtacagtactgatttattgtgaggagatctggggtgcagtcagttttccagttcatctcaaaggtgttcagtagggttgagatcagaatctatagcaggtcactcaagatcttcctctacaAACAATGCAAAACATATCTGCATGCCCaaattgtgcacaggggctttgccATGCAGCTCCAAGTTaaagtaaatgcaaaatgttattataccgCATCAAAAGACCTTCTATACAtgtgtgtgccttcagctttgtgccaacagtttagagaagaaccacatatagcaggaggaagggtcaggtgtcctaatacgtttgtccatatagtgtgtgtgtgtgtgtgtgtgtgtgtgtgtgtgtgtgtgtgtgtgtgtgtgggtgttctATGTTCTACAGAATGAAGAGACAATATTGTTCCATTCATTGTTAATGGGA
The DNA window shown above is from Silurus meridionalis isolate SWU-2019-XX chromosome 12, ASM1480568v1, whole genome shotgun sequence and carries:
- the LOC124394631 gene encoding uncharacterized protein LOC124394631 isoform X1, with product MFVGTVDMQDTLYSAVFLCSLLCVSNLQQGEQSTSCCYSKLYSMLRLSSIQYARKEKMVSNGFLFAVIHLSALVSGHVCVEQLPSIVHLTEGKNVTISCYIHADEGEKISKFLVEWFKEEAEGQLINVGKLSKLKGRLHENTNSIQHSASLSFYMLELNDTGRYFCNFIYRIDHHILQLHANGTRLIVQEEVTADTTIASTTENTPNNTSADTEKVITDNLLLTFLLSLPLLLKFVATVFICVYTLFSYTSIVISCRFT
- the LOC124394631 gene encoding uncharacterized protein LOC124394631 isoform X2, which gives rise to MFVGTVDMQDTLYSAVFLCSLLCVSNLQQGEQSTSCCYSKEKMVSNGFLFAVIHLSALVSGHVCVEQLPSIVHLTEGKNVTISCYIHADEGEKISKFLVEWFKEEAEGQLINVGKLSKLKGRLHENTNSIQHSASLSFYMLELNDTGRYFCNFIYRIDHHILQLHANGTRLIVQEEVTADTTIASTTENTPNNTSADTEKVITDNLLLTFLLSLPLLLKFVATVFICVYTLFSYTSIVISCRFT
- the LOC124394631 gene encoding uncharacterized protein LOC124394631 isoform X3; this encodes MLRLSSIQYARKEKMVSNGFLFAVIHLSALVSGHVCVEQLPSIVHLTEGKNVTISCYIHADEGEKISKFLVEWFKEEAEGQLINVGKLSKLKGRLHENTNSIQHSASLSFYMLELNDTGRYFCNFIYRIDHHILQLHANGTRLIVQEEVTADTTIASTTENTPNNTSADTEKVITDNLLLTFLLSLPLLLKFVATVFICVYTLFSYTSIVISCRFT